One window from the genome of Coturnix japonica isolate 7356 chromosome 21, Coturnix japonica 2.1, whole genome shotgun sequence encodes:
- the LOC107323516 gene encoding protein DDI1 homolog 2 isoform X3, with translation MLLTVFCLRRDRSELTFSLQVDADFELQNFRALCELESGIPAAESQIVYAERPLTDNNRSLASYGLKDGDVVILRQKEAVESRPSVHFQGLPRIDFSSIAVPGTSAQQRQPPAQRLRPLPPDAPLIPQGLENPALLREMLLSNPHELSLLKERNPPLAEALLSGDLDKFTRVLLEQQQDRARREQERIRLYSADPFDLEAQAKIEEDIRQQNIEENMTIAMEEAPESFGQVVMLYINCKVNGHPVKAFVDSGAQMTIMSQACAERCNIMRLVDRRWAGIAKGVGTQKIIGRVHLAQVQIEGDFLACSFSILEEQPMDMLLGLDMLKRHQCSIDLKKNVLVIGTTGSKTTFLPEGELPECARLAYGAGREDVRPEEIADQELAEAIQKSVEEAERQKP, from the exons ATGCTGCTCACCGTGTTCTGCCTGCGCCGCGACCGCAGCGAGCTCACCTTCTCCCTGCAGGTGGACGCCGACTTCGAGCTGCAGAACTTCCGCGCCCTCTGCGAACTCGAGTCCGGCATCCCGGCGGCCGAGAGTCAG ATAGTCTATGCGGAGAGGCCTCTCACTGACAACAACAGATCCCTGGCCTCCTATGGCTTGAAAGATGGAGATGTGGTGATTTTACGACAGAAAGAGGCTGTAGAGTCACGGCCCTCAGTCCATTTCCAAG gCCTGCCGAGGATAGACTTCAGCAGCATTGCAGTTCCTGGGACATCGGCTCAGCAGCGTCAGCCACCAGCACAGCGTCTTCGCCCATTACCTCCCGATGCGCCTTTGATCCCTCAGGGTTTGGAAAACCCGGCATTGCTGCGGGAGATGCTGCTTTCCAATCCCCATGAGCTGTCCCTGCTGAAGGAGCGCAATCCGCCTTTGGCAGAGGCGCTGCTCAGTGGAGACCTCG ATAAATTTACCAGGGTATTGCTGGAGCAACAGCAGGACCGAGCCCGACGGGAGCAGGAGAGGATCCGACTGTATTCAGCTGACCCTTTTGATCTTGAGGCACAGGCCAAAATAGAAGAAGACATAAG GCAAcaaaatattgaagaaaatatGACGATAGCAATGGAAGAGGCACCTGAGAGCTTTGGCCAGGTGGTGATGCTTTATATTAACTGTAAAGTCAATGGACATCCAGTGAAAGCCTTTGTCGACTCAG gTGCCCAGATGACCATTATGAGCCAAGCTTGTGCTGAAAGGTGCAACATAATGAGGCTGGTGGATCGGCGGTGGGCTGGCATTGCTAAAGGCGTGGGCACTCAGAAAATAATTGGCAGAGTGCACTTAG CTCAGGTTCAGATTGAAGGGGATTTCTTGGCGTGTTCCTTCTCCATCCTTGAAGAGCAGCCCATGGACATGCTTCTCGGGCTGGATATGCTTAAAAGGCATCAG TGTTCCATCGATCTCAAGAAGAATGTACTTGTAATTGGCACGACCGGCTCAAAGACCACTTTCCTCCCAGAGGGTGAGCTCCCAGAGTGTGCCAGGCTGGCTTATGGGGCCGGGCGGGAAGACGTGCGGCCAGAGGAGATTGCAGACCAGGAACTAGCAGAAGCAATACAGAAGTCTGTAGAAGAAGCAG
- the DDOST gene encoding dolichyl-diphosphooligosaccharide--protein glycosyltransferase 48 kDa subunit, which translates to MSRAVEKMAAATVRFWWLLAAAAAAGAGAGPRTLVLLENGNLRDTHSLFFRSLADRGFELTFRTADDAGLSLIKYGEFLYDNLIIFSPSIEDFGGNINVETITAFIDGGGSVLVAASSDIGDPLRELGSECGIEFDEERTAVIDHHNYDVSDPGQHTLLVADAENLLKAPTIVGKKALNPILFRGVGMVADPDNPLVLDILTGSSTSYSFFPDKPITQYPHAVGKNTLLIAGLQARNNARVVFSGSLDFFSDAFFNSAVQKATPGSKRYSQTGNYELAVALSRWVFKEEGVLRVGAVSHHRVGELAPPNAYTVTDLVEYSIVIEKLSDGKWIPFDGDDIQLEFVRIDPFVRTFLKRNGGKYSVQFKLPDVYGVFQFKVDYNRLGYTHLYSSTQVSVRPLQHTQYERFIPSAYPYYAGAFSMMVGLFMFSIVFLHMKEKEKSD; encoded by the exons ATGTCCCGCGCTGTCGAGAAAATGGCGGCGGCCACGGTGCGGTTCTGGTGGCTgctggcggcggcggcggcggccggggcgggggccgggccgcgcaccctggtgctgctggagaatGGCAACCTCCGGGACACGCACTCGCTCTTTTTCCGCAGCCTGGCCG ACAGGGGCTTTGAGCTCACCTTTCGGACTGCAGATGACGCTGGCCTCTCCTTGATCAAGTACGGGGAGTTCCTTTATGACAACCTGATCATCTTCTCGCCGTCCATTGAGG ATTTTGGAGGAAACATCAATGTGGAGACCATTACTGCTTTCATTGATGGTGGTGGCAGTGTCCTGGTGGCCGCCAGCTCAGACATTG GTGACCCACTGCGGGAGCTGGGAAGCGAGTGTGGGATAGAATTTGATGAAGAAAGGACAGCTGTCATTGACCATCACAATTATGATGTATCAGACCCAGGCCAG CACACGCTTCTAGTAGCAGATGCTGAAAATCTCCTGAAGGCCCCCACCATTGTGGGGAAAAAGGCACTGAACCCCATTCTCTTCCGAGGAGTTGG GATGGTGGCTGATCCTGACAACCCACTGGTGCTGGATATCCTGACTGGCTCTTCTACCTCATACTCCTTCTTCCCAGATAAACCCATAACTCAG TATCCACATGCAGTTGGGAAGAATACCCTTCTGATTGCTGGACTCCAAGCAAGGAACAATGCTCGTGTTGTTTTCAGTGGCTCTCTGGATTTCTTCAGCGATGCTTTCTTTAAttctgctgtgcagaaagcTACTCCTGGCTCCAAACG GTATTCACAGACTGGTAATTATGAGCTGGCTGTTGCTTTGTCCCGATGGGTGTTCAAGGAAGAAGGCGTGCTGCGTGTTGGGGCTGTGTCTCACCACCGTGTGGGAGAGCTTGCACCTCCTAATGCCTACACCGTCACTGATCTGGTG GAATACAGCATTGTAATAGAAAAGCTTTCTGATGGGAAGTGGATCCCCTTTGACGGAGATGACATCCAGCTAGAGTTTGTCCGCATCGATCCATTTGTGAGAACTTTCTTGAAGAGAAATG GTGGCAAGTACAGTGTGCAGTTTAAGCTCCCGGATGTCTACGGAGTGTTCCAGTTTAAGGTGGACTATAATCGGCTTGGTTATACTCACCTCTACTCCTCTACCCAG GTGTCTGTGCGTCCCCTCCAGCACACGCAGTATGAACGCTTCATCCCCTCGGCATATCCATACTATGCCGGGGCCTTCTCCATGATGGTGGGCCTCTTCATGTTCAGCATCGTCTTCTTGCAcatgaaggagaaggagaaatctGACTGA